ATTGGACcagcattaataaaaaaactgtttattttttcagcaataattgatttatcataaaaatttttatcatcaactgttattttttttggcaGAGTGTTTCTcgtataattatttttgccaattacttctttaattacattccaagtttttttggtgtttcCGCTTGCTTTGTCTAATAGTTTTgcataataaagctttttagagattttttttgttttttcgaatatatttttgtagtttttatatgtcatttagtttttataagtttttttttttaagtatttatcatataatttttatttttttttttgaggattttaGTTACCCATTAGACATCCATGGAGTCATAACTATTTTTGTGTTCactataatttgtttttcaggAAATGCTGTTTCATATTGCTTGCAGAATTGACTTAGAAATAGATCATATGAGTTGTTAGCATCGTTTGATTGCAATACCAGATTCCAATCAACGTTGtttcttaaaagattttgaaactgttttacagagttttcattgatctgtcgccTAAATATGGTAGTTTTAGAAGgaatgttgttatttattatgttattagtaACTAAGAATGTTGGGAAATGATCTGATAAGTCAGTTTTGATTATACCTGTGTTAAGACGGTTATTATGAAAGTTATTAGTTACTATATTATCAAGAAGTCTCGAAGAGTTGTTAGTCACTCTAGTTGGCTTGTTTATTGTGGGAATTAAGTTACTTTGAAGAAgagtgtttataaaattttttacattattatttgaAGCATGTTTTTTTAGGTCAATATTTAGATCACCAGCCAAAAAGACATGATCTCGCGTTTTATTGATAGCTGTTATAAATGATTTCAGatgagttttatatttttttaaattacctgaTGGTGGTCTATATGTCGCATTTACAAttatgttttttgtgtttttactttttaattcaaTACATAATGACTCACAATCTATTTCATTCACGCAGAGATCATTACGTAAACTATAATTAATTGAGTTGTGgataaaaatacttacaaaacttacaattttacaaaaattacaaattttacaaaaattacaaaatttacaaaacttctCGCTTTATATAGtactccaatattttttgaaacttttttgcgCAAGGTttcaatatgatttttccacgtaaggttttcatcaataaaaacaccaagaaaaagtataacttttgattgttttatttgaatattatctatatatatttgaggCATATCATTTGGCAAAAGATGTTTTTTGGATTTTGGATGAAATAGAGTCCATTTAGTGTTTTCTATGTTAATTGATAACTTATTAGACTTaaaccattttgaaattttaattagctCTATGTTCATGTCATTAAATAGTGTTATGATATTATTGctagacaaaaaaaagtttgtgtcatcagcaaacattactgtttttaaattcGAGGCATTATAAAGATCATTCatataaatgagaaaaagaAGTGGTCCTAGTATAGACCCTTTGGGGacaccacatgttatatctagTAAATTTGTTGTAGAGGATACATCAATTTGCACATACTGTTTACGATTGCTTAAATAGCtcttttatagtaattttagaaaattaccacagattccataattttttagtttttttaataaaaatctcatGATTTATCGTATCGAAGGCTTTTGATAGATCTATGAACACTGCAAGAataaattgtgatttttcaaacGAATCTGCAATATTTCTAGTCAGATGAAGCACTGCGTGTTCAGTggaattatgttttttaaacccATATTGGGTTGtacttagtattttatttttagaaagatgatcataaattttattgtaaaggaTCCTTTcataaatctttgaaaaatcaGAAAGTACAGAAATTGGACgataattagttatatttgataattcCCCCCCTTTAAATATTGGTGTAACTTTGGCTATCTTTAGTTGATCAGGAAATATACCTTGTTTAATTGAACAACTAAAGACCTAAAAGAGTATAGTTTTTATGATCTCGTAAGAACTGATTATAACGTTACCATTTATTTGATCTGGGCCTATcgatttattgatttttagcattttgtaAGCACATTCAAACTCTTTAATAGAAAGTTCAAAGTTATTAAGTATAGAAATTATCGGAAGATTAAGATCATTAATTGTGTTAGTTataattggaatatttttttctaaatttggaccaattgttacaaaaagattatttatttgatttgctATATCTTTAGGATTATATAAGAAAtcatcattgtttttaataaattttggtaagttgcatgttttaattttttgattgccagtaatttcatttaaaatttgccatgtgcgtttAGCATTGTTCTTAAACTTCTCTAATAAGTttgaatagtattttttttttaagttttttttttgactttcaaaaagctttacataatttttataaatttccttatttttatctgtttttgactttaaataCTTGAGATACAATTTTTACTTGGGAAGATTTCCTGAGTTCTTCAGTAATCCATGGTGACTTtaagctttttttgtttaagttaacTTTGTATTGAGGAAAGTTTGCATCATAAACTTCATAGAATGTTCTAAAGAATGAGTTATAAACCACATTTGCTTCCGACGAAAAATTTATATGATTCCAATGTAGTAATGATAGTTGTTCATTAAATGATGCAATATTTACTTCACTGAAACAGCGTTTTAggataacttgtttttttatttgtaattgttCAATATCagtatttattgaaaagaagataggaaaatgatctgaaacatcatttttaattaacccTTTTTTTCGCCTTTATTCAACCAGGAACCCTAAGGAAAGAGAATTATGATGCAGTTAGCATCAGCCAAAGATGAGTATTTTAATCGACAAAATTTTTTGAGCCTTTAGACAGGAGATTTTTAATTTGGAGTTTGTTTCTCCTAGCATTTgcctaaaaaaaaagcaaatcttCCAAAACCTTACTAGCCAAACCCAACAAGGGACATatagtactgggttacatgataCCAGTACCACGGTGATCGTGATGATCCTGAaccgtttttattattattttttaattattattgttattattattattgttattattattattgttattaagattgttattattgttattattattattattgttattaaaatgaaatttaaaactttttgttttaaaatttttaaacttaatatttgtaatttaagtaTTTTCGAATCCTTTCAACTAAACAATTCTACCCAGAGGCGGCTCGACCAAGAAAATGAGGGGGTTGGGAGTGAATCCTCACAAAGTACCAACTGattcctatatatataaaaaaagtctttaaaactaaaatttactcGGCTGAACAGTTTCAAATAACCGACTTGCCAactaaattcttaaaaaaatcgactataacttgaaaatcacccTTAATGGGGAAACCCCCCTCCTCCCCACACACATACACGTAAAATCGCCTCTGATTATACCCCactaaatacttaataaatttactatatAATTATATCTTGGGCGATTCCATCGTTACTTACGGGACATTTTGATCATTGTAATGtcacatttttacatatatattttttattttaacaaattagaTGTTTACATATTTATGAACCGTCCcaaaatcatttatttgttttcctgtttattgaaattttgttcaattattataagtttaggAATTATGGTTGATTATATGCTGTGTTACTAACCGGACGCAATAAAACATTGCATTGAACCTGTTGTTTTCAATTGAATATTTCAagccaaatatttataaactagcttcttaaataaaattaaatattattctgggtaaaattatttaaaagtttgttttagctatttatttatcttaaatcAAATTAGTGATTGTTACTTATTGGGACAATTCTacacttttaacaaaatgtagTTTATCTACCATTTATATAGAAAGTATGATGCATgactttaatttgaaatttaaaacaaaaaaataacgcAAATAACATTATTGatcgaaattaaaaatttttaaacgtaTGGCAACCCAATGACTACTTggtttttgtttgaatttatttattcattttatctaaataactCACTGGAGCGTGGAATTGCCCAACTGCGTACATACGTTTTATAATTTCGAAATCTTTGTTTAAACAATCAGGGAGCTTATtcaccaaactttttttttgcgtaagtttGGCGTAAGTTTGGCGTAAGTTCAAAACTGTAAAAGTCGTATTCACCAAACTTGCGCAGCTgcgctaaaaaaaaactttcggaAATTTTGCGTAAGTTCAACCTTAACTATCGGTATTCACCAAACTGAAATGGTATTCACCAAACTTTGCTCAGCTCAATTTAAGCAAGAAAAGTTACGTTAGCTACGAGTTGCCTTAACTTAGGCGTAACtttaaaatcactaaataatAGAAATGGTGAAATACTATTACGATGCACATATTATCAGATTGATAtagaattttactttaaattataatatacacaatttatgtataaaaattgtatatattataacaatcttaaaaataatcatagatattaacacaaatataaatgcatcataaaaatttaaaaacttattgacTTAATAACATCTAATATTTAGACGctgttattataaattatagtaataaagcattttgtattataatatcataatattatagttatttttttgtataatatgatCAATTTATTGTcttataattgtaatataacAGCATAAAATAGGAccttaacatatttaaattatatgcaGTATGAtgtgatattataaataaatattggtaCATCTTTATGGCAAGCATTAAgatgttatattaataaataacttaagcttaaagtatttattttatatatattaagatgttattatattattaatataacaaaacattttatgtaaaataatagtaacattgttatataaaataagatattatatcttatttagagtatgaattattatatattataaaagatgTTATGTTGTTATGATGCAGTTATGAtttggtaatatatatatatatatatatatatatatatatacatatatatatatatatatatatatatatatatatatatatactatatatatatatatatatatatatatatatatatatatatatatatatatatatatatatatatatatatatatatatatatttcataaatatatatatatatatatatatatatatatatatatatatatatatttatgaaattattatattgacaaaataacaactatatctttataaatattctattcacagttttttgttaaatggtACATGtctcattaagtttaatgatcATACTtcatttagttgttttaatagctttatttagttttagtttaaatGGAACTTTAGTTAATTTGGTCAAGATCAAATCTAGCGTTAAGCTCAATTTGTTGCTTTAAACGATTACTATAATGTAGAATGTgttcaaaaatttcatttgtataaaaacaaatagaggtaattaacacattaataataatttgtaaccAATCATGTTGAGGAGCAACCCGATTTCTTCGGATTCAAAAATGCTAATATCAATGAGGCTTTTTTCAAAGTAACTGGGagttttcaaaaagtaattgttaaaaattactagtcaattcaaaaaaaaattagtaacaaaaaaagaGTAATCTTTTGgttattaattgtttaatatgATTGTTGTAAATTGACTGTTACGAATGAAGTTTGAAAGAGTTGATTTATCGACGTCTTACATAAGAAtaacttttttcctttttcagaGATATTGTCAAAAAGTATccttgataaaagtttttattttttctatttcttaattaaaaaagattgtgGAATGTAATCCTAATGCAGATTTCCCTTTTGCTTGTTAACAGTCTTGATTACACCATTCAATCAGCCAACTACACCAgagaaaatatatttcaataaggCTCACCTTCAGGTAGATAGTGATGTGGAGCAATCCTTTGATTTTCTCAAAAACCGTTGGAGGTCACAAGAGAGGTGGAGCACTTCAGTGCTCCTAACATATTCTCACCCAAATtatatattgcaaaatatatattgtgtgtAATTTGCTGAAAAACCTTTACAATGGCTTAGGGTTAGAAATTCCAGATGACATAAACTTTGAGGACAGTGATGAAGATGATGTACACTATGTTCAGGCTGAATTAACAAAGGTCAACCCTTTTAACTTGGCATTGAACAAAGTACTctaattaaaactttgtttttaaattgaaggcaataatatatttttgaatgttacatggattttttttgattttttatttatgacttGTCTAAGCAttttgcaaactccaaacttatgCTCATGCTAATGTCAAATTAGTATACGAATTTGTaatttcttgtattttaaaaaaatactatttactTGATATTTaggattgaaaaaaataaaagtttgtttagtttttattaattatatattaaacaattgtcAAAATTTATCTGCCTCTTTCTAGAATAATCAGTTCTATACCCCTCACTATCTCTTTTCtacttaaaagtattttccTAGCTTTTGtagtaatattttatactaaataaatattcaataaaaagtattaagtttttatagcaaagtgttataaaattattattgtcattttaTTAGATTGTAAAAAATACTAATGAGTAATAATccctaatttaaattagttagaaATTTAtgaattcaatattaaaaaagtttgttttatataattacgAAAACTTggttcattcaaaaaaaaaatcaacttggTTGTTTTTTTGCGTAAGTTTTTGCTTAAGTTTAGCGCAACTCATGCGCAACCCTAACTTTATGGAAATGCTGCGAAACATTGGTgaataccaaaaaaaacatgaaCTGAAGATTTCCGTAACCTTAGTTGAGCTGTGCAAAAGTTACGAAAGTTTGGTAAATACGCACCCAGATTTTACTAAATTTCTGTCATAATTTTGTCTTAGTGGTTTATTACGCAATTTGTCCGCGTGATTTATGACGTAGTTTCgtatggcaaaaaaaatttttttttttaaatcatttaaaagttattgtatttttttaagttgatttatgtgATTTATCACGTAATTTCATATAGTAAAATaatgttgtcttttttttaaaatcattttaaagctatatttttttaagttaaaattactgACCAGTTActaacttataaatattttaacttacgttattagatttattaattttatctaccttttttgttactttatttaaaactcattctatttaacatgtttaggtttaaacttaataacaatttggagttttttttataaatactataaatgtTTCATACagaaactttattacaaaatttcgttctaaatatagaaatttcaatttaaaactgTCTTCACCGCATAATATTAATCTGAAAAACTACGTggttattatttaaagataaaattataaagaaatctAATGAAACCACGATAGCGTTATCAAAAGCTCAGCTCCATACctcataattttgtttaaaaataaattatctaccttttgaagaaaaaaataaaaaatggaaaaaacattattta
The nucleotide sequence above comes from Hydra vulgaris chromosome 09, alternate assembly HydraT2T_AEP. Encoded proteins:
- the LOC136085619 gene encoding putative histone-lysine N-methyltransferase 1, producing MSEVNIASFNEQLSLLHWNHINFSSEANVVYNSFFRTFYEVYDANFPQYKVNLNKKSLKSPWITEELRKSSQVKIVSQLFESQKKNLKKKYYSNLLEKFKNNAKRTWQILNEITGNQKIKTCNLPKFIKNNDDFLYNPKDIANQINNLFVTIGPNLEKNIPIITNTINDLNLPIISILNNFELSIKEFECAYKMLKINKSIGPDQINGNVFSCSIKQGIFPDQLKIAKVTPIFKGGELSNITNYRPISVLSDFSKIYERILYNKIYDHLSKNKILSTTQYGFKKHNSTEHAVLHLTRNIADSFEKSQFILAVFIDLSKAFDTINHEIFIKKTKKLWNLCLRNDLCVNEIDCESLCIELKSKNTKNIIVNATYRPPSGNLKKYKTHLKSFITAINKTRDHVFLAGDLNIDLKKHASNNNVKNFINTLLQSNLIPTINKPTRVTNNSSRLLDNIVTNNFHNNRLNTGIIKTDLSDHFPTFLVTNNIINNNIPSKTTIFRRQINENSVKQFQNLLRNNVDWNLVLQSNDANNSYDLFLSQFCKQYETAFPEKQIIVNTKIVMTPWMSNG